A single genomic interval of Zingiber officinale cultivar Zhangliang chromosome 4A, Zo_v1.1, whole genome shotgun sequence harbors:
- the LOC121972673 gene encoding uncharacterized protein LOC121972673 produces the protein MWRKEDWSLLILYLIPCLIFFSAPRTCAVDYTSDCSGGNYSRSSGIGESLTLLFSSLSSLSSSSNFANTTATARANADTTVYGLFMCQGDLPRSDCYNCINSAILDINRSCSNSRSATIWYEFCELRYSDINFFGIPVTEGHFTTNPYEETSSTKPYQVVSTLVQLAPSNKPLMFASNVSNMYPLFAQAQCSSDLSVQNCSVCLTTILAAINGCCVQRKGWRYFTPTCWVRYEPTPFFGNYPNATSPYIVRSQCASYDILSGEVSSKQDSLRSLLSDLQSNAPATGFYKTSVGENSLWMFGLALCRGDLAADSRECSECLGTAGAAIVDECPNKTEGFMWYGQCFVKYSDQNFFGTLDNSNYTYCSRGLVSQEIDQTTSAKALSLIPLAINNSWLFAAGKVAINDTLSSYLLLQCTRDLTSQSCQSCLEIGISQVTDACNQIKGWQYLSGSCTVRYETFPFYNETAAARILELQPEEGRGSSNVNTIAIALPIVGAAVLGVLLCCAWCIWRRRGSKGLEPIDLETVQDRDLTFMDLDTIQVATNNFSNENKLGEGGFGPVYKGVLVDGKEIAVKRLSGKSSQGISEFKNEVKLIAQLQHKNLVRILGCCVEEEEKLLIYEYHPNRSLDAFLFDRKNHEPLNWKSRFLVISGIAKGLLYLHEDSLLKVIHRDLKASNVLLDKGMNPKISDFGMAKIYNLDESEVDNTHRIVGTFGYMAPEYAMNGIFSVKSDVFSYGVLLLEIISGKRNGRAYVEQHGQNLLMHAWELWSANKAFEFIDSLLANRYEADQKMFRKEDWSFLHFLILYLIFFNVPRTCAVNFTTNCSEDRYDQSSGFGESLTSLFSSLRSLSSTSNCANTTAGANSNTVYGLYMCQGDLSHSDCHSCITSAIVVINQNCSNSRTGILWYEFCQLRYSDHNFFGIPVTEGHFTINPKEETSSNKPYEVLSSLVQVAPLSKPLMFARNVSNMYPLFAQAQCTSDLSTENCSMCLRTILEAIKSCCIQRKGWRYFTPTCLVRYEPTPFFGNYPNANFTYIIRSRCLPHNFLSSDISSREASLRSLLSDLHSRAPTTGFYSTSSGENSNQLFGMALCRGDLATPSGECTNCLDTAGAAIVDECPNKTEGFMWYSQCFLKYSDQNFFGMLDNNGSIYCDNGQGSSEIDATTNAKARSLVPFVVTNSLMFAADKVAINNTLSSYLLLQCTRDLSIDNCQSCLETGISTVTTACKLTRGWQYLSGSCNVRFETFPFYNETAASRILELQPEGTTRSRSRKVKIIAIILPLVGAVLLGLFLWCTQQLKRRIGKRKHKLDDHKSQKSRSLIFIDLAIIKVATNNFSDENKLGEGGFGPVYKGVFPDGREIAVKRLSQESQQGTTEFKNEVELIAKLQHKNLVKMLGCCVEREEKLLIYEYLSNGSLDSILFADPDKRIQLDWERRFHIISGIAKGLLYLHEDSLLKVIHRDLKSSNVLLDGQMNPKISDFGMAKIYQPEDSEVATRRIVGTYGYMAPEYAIHGVFSVKSDVYSYGVLLLEIVCGLKNGRAHFAEHGKNLPRRVWELWNEDKAASIIDPVLKISCSTDEALKCIHIGLLCVHEKAEERPTMSEVVLMLRTEGMVLPKPSQPPDFARRSSGSDGLLFASVTPPSSLKSINEVTDSVAIPR, from the exons ATGTGGAGAAAAGAAGATTGGAGCTTGCTCATCCTCTATCTAATTCCATGCTTGATCTTCTTCAGTGCGCCCAGGACTTGTGCTGTCGACTACACATCTGACTGCAGTGGAGGCAACTATAGTCGAAGCAGCGGCATCGGCGAAAGCCTCacgctcctcttctcctctctcagCTCACTGTCTTCGAGCTCCAACTTCGCGAATACTACCGCGACTGCGAGGGCCAACGCCGACACTACTGTCTATGGCTTGTTCATGTGCCAAGGGGACCTCCCTCGTTCAGACTGCTACAATTGCATCAATTCGGCAATCCTCGACATCAACCGAAGCTGCTCCAACTCGCGCAGCGCCACAATTTGGTATGAATTCTGCGAGCTCCGGTACTCCGACATCAACTTCTTCGGCATCCCTGTCACCGAGGGGCACTTCACTACCAATCCTTACGAGGAAACAAGCTCGACAAAGCCGTACCAGGTGGTGTCGACCCTGGTGCAATTGGCTCCCTCAAACAAGCCTCTCATGTTCGCGAGCAATGTGTCGAACATGTACCCCTTGTTTGCTCAGGCACAGTGCTCGTCGGATTTAAGCGTGCAAAACTGCAGCGTGTGCTTGACGACCATCTTGGCGGCCATCAACGGCTGCTGTGTTCAACGGAAAGGGTGGAGGTACTTCACTCCCACTTGTTGGGTTAGGTACGAGCCAACTCCCTTCTTTGGCAACTACCCGAACGCAACTTCTCCTTACATCGTCCGGAGCCAATGTGCATCGTATGACATCCTCTCCGGCGAGGTCAGCAGCAAGCAAGACAGCCTCAGAAGCCTCCTCTCTGATCTACAATCCAATGCACCTGCAACTGGCTTTTACAAAACGTCGGTGGGCGAGAATTCTCTCTGGATGTTTGGCCTCGCTCTCTGCAGGGGAGACCTCGCCGCAGACAGCAGGGAGTGCAGTGAATGCCTTGGCACAGCAGGGGCTGCGATAGTGGACGAGTGCCCCAACAAGACTGAAGGGTTCATGTGGTATGGCCAGTGCTTCGTGAAGTACTCAGACCAAAATTTTTTTGGCACTCTGGACAACAGCAACTACACATACTGCAGCAGAGGACTGGTCTCCCAAGAGATTGATCAGACAACGAGTGCAAAGGCTCTCAGCCTCATTCCACTGGCAATCAACAACTCCTGGCTGTTTGCGGCCGGTAAGGTTGCGATCAACGACACGTTGTCGAGCTATCTGCTGCTTCAGTGCACCAGAGATCTTACCAGCCAGAGCTGCCAGTCATGCTTGGAGATAGGGATCTCTCAAGTGACCGATGCGTGCAACCAGATCAAAGGGTGGCAGTACTTGTCTGGCAGCTGCACTGTGAGATATGAAACCTTTCCTTTCTATAATGAAACAGCTGCAGCCAGAATTCTTGAGCTGCAGCCAGAAG AAGGAAGAGGATCATCAAACGTTAACACCATTGCTATTGCTCTTCCAATTGTGGGAGCTGCAGTCTTGGGAGTCCTTCTCTGTTGTGCATGGTGCATATGGAGAAGAAGAG GAAGTAAAGGCCTCGAGCCAATCGATCTGGAGACTGTGCAAGATAGAGACTTAACCTTCATGGATTTGGATACCATTCAAGTGGCTACCAACAACTTCTCCAATGAGAACAAGCTAGGAGAAGGTGGATTTGGACCTGTTTACAAG GGAGTGTTGGTTGATGGAAAAGAGATAGCCGTCAAGAGGTTGTCGGGAAAATCTTCACAAGGTATTTCGGAGTTCAAGAATGAGGTGAAGCTGATTGCACAACTCCAGCACAAGAATCTTGTGAGGATATTGGGGTGTTGTGTCGAAGAGGAAGAAAAACTTCTGATCTATGAATACCACCCCAATAGAAGCCTTGATGCCTTTCTATTTG ACCGAAAAAATCACGAGCCGTTGAATTGGAAGAGTAGATTTCTCGTAATCTCAGGAATCGCCAAAGGCCTTCTCTATCTCCATGAAGATTCACTTCTTAAGGTCATTCACAGGGACCTTAAAGCTAGCAATGTGTTATTGGACAAAGGCATGAACCCCAAAATATCAGATTTTGGCATGGCAAAGATCTATAACCTAGATGAAAGCGAAGTAGATAATACACACAGAATTGTTGGCACTTT TGGATATATGGCTCCAGAATATGCGATGAACGGGATCTTCTCTGTGAAATCCGATGTGTTTAGTTATGGTGTTCTCCTCTTGGAAATCATAAGTGGCAAAAGGAATGGACGAGCATATGTAGAGCAACATGGGCAAAACCTTCTCATGCAT GCATGGGAGCTATGGAGCGCGAACAAGGCATTTGAATTCATTGACTCGTTGCTTGCGAATCGATACGAAGCCGATCAA AAGATGTTCAGGAAAGAAGATTGGAGCTTCCTCCACTTTCTAATTCTATATTTGATCTTCTTCAATGTGCCCAGAACTTGTGCTGTCAATTTCACAACTAATTGCAGTGAAGACCGATATGATCAAAGCAGCGGCTTCGGTGAAAGCCTAACcagcctcttctcctctcttaggTCACTCTCTTCCACCTCCAACTGCGCGAATACCACCGCTGGGGCCAATAGCAACACTGTCTATGGGTTATACATGTGCCAGGGTGATCTTTCCCATTCTGACTGCCACAGTTGCATCACTTCTGCAATCGTTGTCATCAACCAAAATTGCTCCAACTCACGCACAGGCATCCTCTGGTATGAATTCTGTCAGCTCCGATACTCTGACCATAACTTCTTTGGTATCCCTGTTACTGAGGGGCACTTCACGATTAATCCCAAAGAGGAAACCAGCTCAAATAAGCCATATGAGGTGCTGTCTAGTTTGGTGCAAGTGGCTCCCTTGAGTAAGCCACTCATGTTTGCAAGGAATGTGTCAAACATGTATCCTTTGTTTGCTCAGGCACAATGCACTTCAGATCTTAGCACGGAAAATTGTAGCATGTGCTTGAGAACCATCTTGGAAGCCATCAAGAGTTGTTGTATTCAAAGGAAAGGGTGGAGATATTTTACTCCGACTTGTTTGGTTAGATATGAACCAACACCCTTCTTTGGCAACTATCCGAATGCCAATTTTACCTATATCATCCGAAGTCGATGTTTGCCGCATAATTTCCTCTCGAGTGATATCAGCAGCAGGGAGGCCAGCCTTAGAAGTCTTCTTTCTGATTTGCATTCCAGGGCACCTACAACTGGCTTTTACAGCACCTCTTCAGGAGAAAACTCTAACCAGCTATTTGGAATGGCTCTCTGCAGGGGAGATCTTGCCACACCCAGCGGGGAGTGCACTAACTGCCTTGATACAGCAGGTGCTGCAATAGTGGACGAGTGCCCCAATAAGACTGAAGGATTCATGTGGTATAGTCAATGCTTCCTAAAGTACTCGGACCAGAACTTCTTTGGCATGCTGGATAACAATGGCAGCATATACTGTGATAACGGGCAGGGGTCCTCAGAGATTGATGCAACGACAAATGCAAAGGCTCGTAGTCTCGTTCCATTTGTAGTAACTAATTCGTTGATGTTTGCTGCTGATAAGGTTGCAATCAACAACACATTGTCAAGTTATCTCCTACTTCAGTGCACTAGAGATCTTTCTATTGATAACTGTCAGTCATGCTTGGAGACAGGGATCTCTACAGTGACTACTGCATGCAAGCTGACCAGAGGGTGGCAGTACCTGTCTGGTAGCTGCAATGTAAGATTCGAGACCTTTCCTTTCTATAATGAGACTGCTGCATCGAGAATACTTGAGCTGCAGCCTGAAG GAACAACAAGATCGAGATCACGAAAGGTCAAAATCATTGCAATAATTCTTCCACTCGTGGGAGCAGTGCTTCTGGGTCTGTTTCTATGGTGTACACAACAGCTCAAGAGAAGAATAG GTAAAAGGAAACATAAACTCGATGACCACAAGAGCCAAAAAAGTAGAAGCTTGATCTTCATAGATTTGGCTATCATAAAAGTTGCTACTAATAATTTCTCTGATGAAAACAAGCTTGGAGAAGGTGGATTTGGACCTGTTTATAAG GGAGTCTTCCCTGATGGAAGAGAAATAGCAGTTAAAAGGTTATCACAAGAATCCCAACAAGGTACTACTGAATTCAAGAATGAGGTGGAGTTAATTGCAAAGCTTCAGCACAAAAATCTTGTTAAGATGTTAGGATGCTGTGTAGAAAGGGAAGAGAAGCTACTAATCTACGAGTACCTATCCAATGGAAGTCTTGATAGCATTCTCTTTG CGGATCCCGACAAGCGTATTCAGTTGGACTGGGAGAGAAGATTTCACATAATTTCAGGTATTGCCAAGGGCCTTCTCTATCTTCATGAAGATTCACTTCTCAAGGTCATTCACAGGGACCTTAAGTCCAGCAATGTTTTGTTGGACGGCCAAATGAACCCGAAGATATCAGACTTTGGAATGGCAAAGATTTATCAGCCAGAGGATAGTGAAGTGGCCACCAGAAGAATTGTTGGAACTTA TGGGTACATGGCCCCAGAATACGCCATCCATGGAGTTTTCTCGGTCAAATCTGACGTATACAGCTACGGGGTTCTACTCTTGGAAATTGTATGTGGGTTAAAGAATGGCAGAGCACATTTTGCTGAACACGGCAAGAACCTTCCGCGGCGA GTATGGGAGCTCTGGAACGAAGACAAAGCAGCTTCAATAATCGATCCAGTGCTCAAGATCAGTTGCTCAACTGATGAAGCACTGAAATGTATCCACATAGGCTTGCTATGTGTGCACGAGAAGGCCGAGGAGAGACCTACCATGTCCGAAGTTGTTCTTATGTTACGAACTGAAGGCATGGTGCTTCCTAAACCTAGCCAACCTCCAGACTTTGCAAGGCGGAGTTCTGGGTCAGATGGTTTGCTGTTTGCATCAGTAACACCTCCATCATCACTCAAGTCTATCAATGAAGTGACTGACTCTGTGGCTATTCCCAGGTAG